The following proteins come from a genomic window of Terriglobia bacterium:
- a CDS encoding peptidyl-alpha-hydroxyglycine alpha-amidating lyase family protein → MKQGFILGLLLLVCAPLAAQQAVPKIPYQSDPNFLKLPQGMYLGEAAGVALNSKGDIFVYNRGEKTRLLEFDSNGNYLRTIGDGLYGFVFAHSVKIDRDDNIWCVDEGSSTVMEFDPTGRHVKMVLGRRPEPSSHLLPGQPEPAASDWLFNRPTDVAFDSKGEIFVTDGYVNSRVMKYDKYGNKLKEWGTRGTAPGQFHTPHTIAVDANDRLYVGDRENNRIQVFDTDGKFIAQWTNVGAPWALCITRAPHQVIYSSDSRPGHIYKLDLNGKILGEFGTAGKQPGQFGWIHQMACPSQNVLFVGELLNWRVQKLVLQPEK, encoded by the coding sequence TTGAAACAAGGATTCATTTTAGGGCTTCTGCTTCTGGTCTGCGCGCCGCTCGCAGCCCAGCAGGCCGTTCCGAAAATCCCATATCAATCCGACCCGAACTTCCTGAAGCTGCCGCAGGGGATGTATCTGGGCGAGGCGGCGGGAGTGGCTCTGAATTCGAAGGGCGACATTTTCGTCTACAATCGCGGCGAAAAAACGCGCCTGCTGGAGTTTGATTCGAACGGTAATTACCTGCGCACCATTGGCGACGGTCTTTACGGATTTGTTTTTGCGCATAGCGTCAAGATCGACAGGGATGACAACATCTGGTGCGTGGACGAAGGTTCGAGCACGGTGATGGAATTCGACCCCACGGGCCGGCACGTGAAGATGGTGTTGGGACGGCGGCCGGAGCCTTCGAGCCACCTGCTGCCCGGCCAGCCTGAGCCCGCGGCGTCCGACTGGCTCTTTAACCGGCCCACCGATGTGGCCTTTGATTCCAAAGGCGAGATTTTTGTGACGGACGGCTACGTCAATTCGCGCGTGATGAAATACGACAAGTACGGCAACAAGTTGAAGGAGTGGGGAACGCGCGGCACGGCGCCGGGGCAGTTCCACACGCCGCACACGATTGCGGTGGACGCGAATGACCGCCTTTACGTTGGCGACCGCGAGAACAACCGCATCCAGGTTTTTGATACCGACGGTAAGTTCATCGCCCAGTGGACGAACGTCGGCGCGCCGTGGGCGCTGTGCATCACCAGGGCGCCCCATCAGGTGATCTACAGTTCGGATTCGAGACCCGGCCACATTTACAAGCTGGATTTGAACGGCAAAATCCTGGGCGAATTCGGCACGGCAGGGAAGCAGCCGGGCCAGTTCGGTTGGATACACCAGATGGCGTGTCCGTCGCAGAACGTTCTTTTCGTGGGAGAGTTGCTCAACTGGCGGGTACAGAAGCTGGTGCTCCAACCTGAAAAATAG
- a CDS encoding dienelactone hydrolase family protein yields MSRSLVTEMIEEEVEIRTHDGTTDAVLYRHEDGARWRGVIHLTDIGGVRPAHRAMAGRLAGEGYTVLMPNLFYRTGRPPLIDFDWRVDAERAKKRFAELAEPLTPEAMERDAGDYLDFLAAHSSPSNAPMGVVGYCFSGAMALRMAAARPDKIAVAASFHGGRLCTDTDASPHLALSRVKARLYFGHAIEDRTMPAEAIAKLDRTLQEWGGNYESEVYDGAHHGWTVPDTPVYNQPQAERAYSKLTELLASTLK; encoded by the coding sequence GTGAGCCGGAGCTTGGTCACCGAAATGATTGAGGAAGAGGTTGAAATTCGGACGCACGATGGAACGACCGATGCCGTCCTCTACCGGCATGAAGATGGCGCCCGGTGGCGGGGCGTGATTCATTTGACCGACATTGGCGGCGTCCGCCCGGCGCACCGAGCAATGGCGGGGCGGCTTGCTGGAGAAGGATACACGGTGCTGATGCCGAACCTCTTTTACCGCACGGGGCGCCCACCGCTGATCGATTTCGATTGGCGCGTTGACGCTGAGCGGGCAAAGAAGCGATTCGCGGAGCTGGCGGAGCCTTTGACGCCGGAAGCGATGGAGCGTGATGCCGGCGACTACCTGGACTTTCTGGCGGCACACAGTTCGCCGAGCAATGCTCCGATGGGCGTGGTGGGTTACTGCTTCAGCGGGGCCATGGCCTTGCGCATGGCTGCCGCCCGGCCGGACAAAATCGCCGTTGCTGCGTCATTCCATGGTGGCCGATTATGCACCGACACTGATGCGAGTCCGCACCTGGCGCTGTCTCGCGTCAAGGCGCGGCTCTATTTCGGGCACGCCATCGAGGACCGCACGATGCCGGCCGAGGCCATTGCAAAGTTGGACCGCACTTTGCAAGAGTGGGGCGGCAATTATGAAAGCGAGGTTTACGACGGCGCCCATCACGGTTGGACAGTTCCCGACACCCCCGTTTACAACCAGCCGCAGGCTGAGCGCGCTTACAGCAAATTGACGGAACTGCTGGCGAGCACATTGAAGTAG
- a CDS encoding beta-galactosidase trimerization domain-containing protein, whose product MGKSLSPSRRSFLRTAFGTAFAGGALAVPFAEASTIKASPQTIEATVVARVTLDHDVYDDAGVANGSISFRLPPAGDTEIEWIDSFGRVASRSSFAPPSSIDSPHLFSFRLESGLTYCNWVRLKVNGVPQVEGAKFLLAPPARAWDDYHVVSWAHYPDGFYDLLRQSGVDATIAYRDGDFSNILDNNFNFYVEQMAWEVFAIYHKDQPLWKGLIAKVQQDRENLKLWVRQPCLNDPKTDEYIHEHLRRYVRQHRAFHPLYYNIADELGQGDQIKPNDFCHSEHCTIKFAEYLRNLYGTPGRVEGEWQAGQEMTHWDDESLRSGAEWEERDLMISYTTTDRAFDSIALAVFHARYGGVSKFNKEWGTSFPEPQSVGMSAHDEWEPVIGLARDTRSIVNLTEEALSDRLGPLPKANDRWGMRAGWKAVQKPTNFQTWSQVLDFLKRFYTELGEVSSADGWNVSPWCDFRNFMDATFADAVLRAAQVCKAEDPNALCATEGGQCPFPFGWYNYEQVLRAVDVIEPYNIGNNVEVIRSLKPETIMVSTHGYEYTPGKPLTAEDRLQQKRAVRPIWWGVFHAHRGSLIWDANLKNYRFVDEKTRDLTPAAETFSELFNELHQGIPKLVMNSRRMHDGIALHYSQPSMQVHWLLSNLRYAREWVAHSGGDRGSHITAVRNAWTKLIEDLGLQYNFVSGPQIEAGRLTSGEYRAFIMPQSLAVSAQEAEQIRQFVGDGGLVIADYRNTTMNEHGRDLGHGQLDDVFGISRTPSPAPAGQAQAARGMANEGSVQLQGKELKLLTPGDSGIKATTGKALAQSGSTPLVIVNSFGKGKAAFLNLEIAGYAYQRLQASLDSSLPDLMEGVLALANIAPRLRVLGADGKRLPGTEVVAYWNGGCEHVAVFRNPQFDDGGWGSFPTLEAREWAGSIDNSLLEKEARVRLVWGEERQTYDIRQRKDMGNAKSLEATLGPWSPLIFTRSAQPLPEFRLDVPAEIKVGGTLNIVVQDATPLPEGTVRVVAIEIEDPSGKTYDLYSRNLLVRSTPFRESIPLAFNDPTGQWKVRALDVTTGKAVETPFTVAA is encoded by the coding sequence ATGGGAAAAAGCCTCTCGCCGTCACGCCGCAGTTTTCTTCGTACGGCATTTGGTACCGCGTTTGCCGGAGGTGCTCTGGCCGTCCCTTTTGCCGAAGCCTCAACAATCAAAGCCAGCCCTCAGACGATTGAGGCTACCGTGGTTGCGCGAGTAACACTGGACCATGATGTTTACGACGATGCCGGCGTGGCGAATGGCTCGATCTCTTTCCGCCTACCGCCGGCGGGCGACACAGAAATCGAATGGATTGACAGCTTCGGCCGCGTGGCATCGCGATCGAGCTTTGCTCCGCCGTCTTCCATTGACAGTCCTCATCTCTTCTCATTCCGGCTCGAGTCAGGACTCACTTACTGCAACTGGGTCCGGCTGAAGGTGAACGGCGTTCCGCAGGTGGAAGGCGCAAAGTTCCTCCTCGCACCGCCGGCTCGCGCCTGGGACGACTATCACGTAGTCAGTTGGGCCCACTATCCTGACGGGTTTTATGATCTGCTGCGGCAATCGGGAGTTGATGCCACCATCGCCTATCGCGACGGCGATTTTTCAAACATTCTTGACAACAACTTCAACTTTTACGTTGAGCAAATGGCATGGGAGGTCTTCGCCATCTACCACAAGGACCAGCCGCTGTGGAAGGGACTGATTGCCAAAGTTCAACAAGACCGCGAAAATCTGAAGCTCTGGGTGCGGCAACCCTGTCTGAACGATCCCAAAACCGATGAATACATCCATGAGCATTTGCGACGTTACGTGCGGCAGCACCGCGCGTTTCATCCGCTGTATTACAACATCGCCGATGAGTTGGGCCAGGGCGACCAGATTAAGCCCAACGATTTTTGCCACTCTGAACACTGCACCATCAAGTTTGCCGAGTATCTTCGCAACCTGTACGGCACCCCGGGCCGCGTGGAAGGGGAATGGCAGGCGGGCCAGGAGATGACGCACTGGGATGATGAAAGCCTGCGCTCCGGCGCCGAGTGGGAAGAGCGCGATCTGATGATCTCCTACACCACCACCGATCGCGCTTTTGACTCGATTGCTCTCGCGGTCTTCCACGCCAGGTATGGCGGCGTCTCGAAATTCAACAAAGAGTGGGGGACCAGCTTTCCGGAACCCCAGAGCGTGGGGATGAGTGCACACGATGAATGGGAGCCGGTTATCGGTCTGGCGCGCGATACGCGCTCCATTGTCAATCTGACTGAGGAAGCTTTATCAGACAGGTTGGGGCCGCTCCCCAAAGCGAACGACCGCTGGGGCATGCGCGCCGGATGGAAGGCCGTTCAGAAGCCCACCAATTTCCAAACCTGGTCCCAGGTTCTGGACTTCCTGAAACGCTTCTACACGGAATTGGGCGAAGTCAGCTCCGCTGACGGATGGAACGTCTCCCCCTGGTGCGACTTCCGCAATTTTATGGATGCCACGTTTGCCGACGCCGTTCTTCGTGCCGCCCAGGTGTGCAAAGCGGAGGACCCTAATGCCCTCTGCGCCACCGAAGGAGGACAGTGCCCGTTTCCCTTCGGCTGGTACAACTATGAGCAGGTGCTGAGGGCCGTGGATGTGATCGAGCCGTACAACATCGGCAACAACGTCGAAGTGATCCGTTCGCTCAAGCCCGAGACAATCATGGTCTCAACCCACGGCTATGAGTACACGCCCGGCAAGCCGCTCACCGCGGAAGATCGCCTGCAGCAGAAGCGCGCCGTGCGTCCTATTTGGTGGGGCGTTTTCCACGCGCACCGGGGCAGCCTGATCTGGGACGCTAACCTCAAAAATTACCGGTTCGTAGACGAAAAGACGCGCGATTTAACGCCGGCGGCTGAAACATTTTCAGAACTTTTCAACGAGCTCCACCAGGGCATTCCAAAGCTGGTGATGAATTCGCGCCGCATGCACGATGGCATTGCACTCCACTATTCTCAGCCTTCCATGCAGGTGCATTGGCTGCTCAGTAATTTGAGGTACGCCCGCGAGTGGGTGGCGCACAGCGGAGGAGACCGCGGTAGCCACATTACGGCTGTGCGGAACGCTTGGACCAAGCTGATTGAAGACCTGGGGCTCCAGTACAATTTTGTGTCCGGCCCGCAAATCGAAGCCGGAAGGCTCACCAGCGGCGAGTACCGTGCTTTTATCATGCCGCAATCTCTTGCCGTCAGCGCGCAGGAGGCGGAGCAGATTCGCCAGTTTGTCGGCGATGGCGGCCTGGTGATTGCGGATTACCGGAACACCACTATGAACGAGCACGGGCGTGACCTGGGCCACGGCCAGCTCGATGACGTTTTCGGCATCAGCAGGACGCCATCGCCGGCCCCCGCCGGCCAGGCGCAAGCGGCGCGTGGCATGGCCAATGAAGGATCGGTACAGCTCCAGGGAAAAGAACTCAAATTACTGACGCCGGGCGACAGCGGCATCAAGGCAACCACCGGAAAAGCATTGGCCCAAAGCGGCAGCACGCCGCTGGTGATTGTCAACTCGTTCGGGAAGGGAAAGGCGGCCTTCCTGAATCTGGAGATCGCCGGGTATGCCTACCAGCGCCTGCAGGCCAGTCTTGACTCCAGCCTTCCCGACCTTATGGAAGGGGTGCTTGCTCTGGCGAACATCGCTCCGCGCCTGCGTGTGCTGGGCGCCGATGGCAAGCGCCTGCCCGGCACAGAAGTGGTGGCCTATTGGAATGGCGGATGCGAGCACGTTGCGGTCTTTCGCAACCCGCAGTTCGACGACGGCGGATGGGGCAGCTTTCCTACTTTGGAAGCGCGCGAGTGGGCCGGCAGCATCGACAATTCGCTGCTGGAGAAGGAAGCCAGGGTCCGGCTTGTCTGGGGCGAGGAAAGGCAGACCTACGACATCAGGCAGCGGAAGGATATGGGGAACGCCAAAAGCCTGGAGGCCACGCTCGGTCCCTGGAGCCCGCTGATCTTTACACGCTCTGCGCAGCCGCTGCCCGAATTTCGGCTCGATGTCCCGGCTGAAATCAAAGTGGGCGGAACGCTGAATATTGTTGTGCAGGATGCCACGCCGCTTCCTGAGGGGACCGTTCGCGTTGTCGCGATCGAAATTGAGGACCCGTCTGGCAAGACTTACGATCTCTACTCACGCAATCTTTTGGTCCGCTCGACGCCGTTTCGCGAAAGCATACCCCTGGCCTTCAATGATCCTACAGGCCAGTGGAAGGTCCGGGCGCTCGACGTTACAACAGGAAAGGCGGTCGAAACGCCATTCACTGTGGCCGCATGA
- a CDS encoding ABC transporter permease, with the protein MPPKEHDMALLRTLVLKFAGIFRKARLEEQLDEDIHSHLDMLTEENLRKGMTPEAARYAAQRQFGNVASMKEQCRERWTIRIIEEVVQDLCYGLRQLRRNPGFTLVAILTLALGIGANTAIFSLINAVLLRTLPVSRPDELLQLNVQDPRGPNWLGASFTNPLWEQTRDRQNVFSGLFAWSVNRFDLAGGGAVHMVNGVWVSGGFFSSLGLHPAAGRLITASDDRRGCPAVGVRGYGFWQDHFGGQDSAIGSNLSLYGHPVEVIGVAPSGFYGMDVGEKFDVALPICAAAIFDRDRGKQSRLDQRDWWWLMVAGRIKPGINRNQVAAQLRVISPQIFDAATPQDWSPSMQKNFKKKTLTAIRAATGTSALRRNFERPLDILMAVVGLVLLIACANIASLMLARAAARHKEIAVRRALGATRRRLICQLLTECFMLSSAGALLGLLFARWGSALLVRYLSTTHNQVFLDLSLDWRVLGFTAAIALLTGILFGVLPAFRSTRISLTTAMKGGDAVEIENPLRFRARKWIVACQVAMSLVLLVASGLLLRSFAKLATLDIGFDRNNVLLVDANLSVAKVPPEQQQATYQAIERRLGALPGVISIGRSALTPISGFEWNGAIGTEWSKGLTGENAVAYFNSVSPGFFQTLRMQRVAGRNFNDGDKKGAPEVAIINQTLAQRFFPHLDPLGKTFRVEQDSGQPGPPIEVVGVVRDSKYESLREETPATAFFPIAQQLQGAGQFELRTAIPPSAIVPSVEAAVAEVNGEVPLQFNSLAEQVNDSLVPERMLALLSGFFGALALLLAMIGLYGTFSYLVRQRQVEFGIRMALGAQPGSILRLVMRDVIAVLAAGLLAGAGFSLASTSLLQKMLFGLGARDIVTMIGAAGILSLAALLACYIPARRAAKVDPMVALRYE; encoded by the coding sequence ATGCCACCAAAGGAACATGATATGGCTCTGCTGCGAACCTTAGTTTTGAAATTCGCCGGAATTTTCCGCAAGGCGCGCCTCGAAGAGCAATTGGATGAAGACATCCATTCGCATCTCGACATGCTCACCGAAGAAAACCTGCGCAAAGGCATGACACCGGAAGCCGCCCGCTACGCCGCGCAGAGGCAATTCGGAAATGTCGCCAGTATGAAGGAACAATGCCGCGAGCGCTGGACCATCCGCATCATCGAGGAAGTTGTCCAGGACCTCTGCTACGGCCTCCGCCAACTCCGCCGCAATCCCGGATTCACGCTTGTCGCCATTCTCACCCTCGCCCTTGGCATCGGCGCCAACACAGCGATTTTCAGTTTAATTAATGCCGTGCTGCTTCGGACTTTGCCCGTATCGAGACCCGACGAACTGCTGCAGTTGAATGTCCAGGATCCCCGTGGACCTAATTGGCTTGGCGCGAGTTTTACGAATCCGCTGTGGGAGCAGACACGCGACCGGCAGAACGTCTTCTCAGGCCTCTTCGCGTGGAGCGTGAACAGGTTCGACCTGGCAGGCGGAGGCGCCGTTCACATGGTGAATGGAGTCTGGGTGAGTGGCGGGTTTTTCAGTTCGCTGGGGCTTCATCCTGCCGCCGGACGTCTGATCACCGCTTCCGATGACCGGCGCGGCTGTCCGGCTGTGGGCGTGCGGGGCTATGGTTTCTGGCAGGACCATTTCGGCGGGCAGGACAGCGCCATCGGCAGCAACCTTTCGCTCTACGGCCATCCCGTCGAGGTGATTGGCGTTGCGCCTTCCGGCTTCTACGGCATGGACGTGGGCGAAAAATTTGACGTGGCCCTGCCCATCTGTGCCGCGGCAATCTTCGACAGGGATCGCGGAAAGCAATCCCGGCTGGACCAGCGAGACTGGTGGTGGCTGATGGTTGCCGGACGCATCAAGCCGGGCATCAATCGGAACCAGGTGGCCGCACAGTTGCGTGTGATTTCTCCACAGATTTTCGACGCCGCCACGCCGCAGGACTGGTCACCCAGCATGCAGAAAAACTTCAAGAAGAAAACGCTCACGGCAATCCGCGCTGCTACCGGTACCTCTGCGTTGCGCCGGAATTTCGAACGGCCACTCGACATTCTGATGGCCGTGGTCGGCCTGGTGCTATTGATTGCCTGCGCCAACATTGCCAGCCTCATGCTGGCCCGCGCGGCTGCGCGTCACAAGGAGATCGCAGTGCGGCGCGCTCTGGGCGCCACTCGGCGGCGGTTGATTTGCCAGTTGCTGACGGAGTGCTTTATGCTCTCTTCGGCAGGCGCGCTCTTGGGACTGCTGTTCGCCCGCTGGGGCAGCGCTTTGCTTGTGCGCTACCTCTCGACAACCCATAATCAAGTGTTCCTGGATCTTTCTCTCGACTGGCGCGTGCTTGGATTCACAGCAGCCATAGCCTTGCTGACCGGCATCCTGTTCGGGGTTTTGCCGGCATTCCGTTCCACGCGCATATCACTGACCACGGCAATGAAGGGTGGCGACGCCGTGGAGATCGAAAATCCCCTGCGCTTTCGGGCCCGCAAGTGGATTGTGGCGTGCCAGGTGGCGATGTCGCTGGTCCTGCTGGTGGCGTCAGGGCTGCTGCTTCGGAGCTTCGCCAAGCTCGCCACGCTGGATATCGGCTTCGATCGCAACAACGTCCTGCTGGTGGACGCCAATCTTTCGGTAGCGAAAGTGCCACCAGAACAACAGCAAGCGACTTACCAGGCGATTGAGCGCCGGCTGGGCGCCTTGCCGGGTGTGATCTCCATTGGCAGGTCCGCGCTCACTCCTATCAGCGGCTTTGAATGGAACGGCGCCATCGGCACGGAGTGGTCGAAAGGTCTGACCGGAGAGAACGCTGTGGCTTACTTCAACTCAGTCTCGCCGGGCTTCTTCCAGACGCTGCGAATGCAGAGGGTGGCCGGCCGCAACTTCAATGATGGCGACAAAAAGGGCGCGCCCGAGGTGGCGATCATCAACCAGACCCTTGCGCAGCGGTTCTTTCCCCACCTGGATCCCCTCGGGAAGACGTTCCGGGTCGAGCAGGATTCCGGACAGCCCGGTCCTCCCATTGAAGTAGTCGGCGTGGTTCGGGATTCCAAGTATGAATCGTTGCGTGAGGAGACTCCCGCCACGGCCTTTTTCCCAATCGCCCAGCAACTGCAAGGCGCCGGGCAGTTCGAACTGCGTACCGCAATACCACCCTCGGCGATTGTTCCGAGTGTTGAGGCTGCTGTGGCAGAAGTAAACGGTGAGGTTCCTCTCCAGTTCAATTCTCTGGCTGAGCAGGTAAACGATTCATTGGTTCCGGAACGAATGCTGGCGCTGTTGTCGGGCTTCTTTGGCGCACTGGCTTTGTTGCTGGCGATGATCGGCCTCTACGGCACGTTCAGCTATCTGGTCAGGCAGCGGCAGGTCGAATTCGGCATTCGGATGGCATTGGGCGCACAGCCGGGATCGATATTGAGGCTCGTGATGCGCGATGTGATTGCTGTGTTGGCGGCCGGGCTCCTCGCTGGTGCAGGGTTTTCGCTGGCCTCGACGAGCCTGCTCCAGAAAATGCTTTTTGGGCTGGGAGCACGCGACATTGTAACGATGATCGGAGCAGCCGGCATACTCTCTCTCGCCGCCCTTCTGGCCTGCTACATCCCCGCCCGGCGAGCCGCCAAGGTTGATCCCATGGTGGCCCTCAGATATGAGTAG
- a CDS encoding DUF4910 domain-containing protein, whose protein sequence is MRSSLSRVLILILLSAPLAFSAPPASPAAELHALIQDVRAEILPEQAMEYMRNVYSTDRWFNFAKFQETADYLKVQMQDIGLQQVEIGTPPADGVTQFGFWTMPLAWDVKEAKLEIVDPQVPADLRVLCDYRKVPTSLGEWSGPTPPEGITAEVVEVKDWPAEKIAEMDLRGKLALTDENPAGIKWALAKAHALGAINTGTENPSLRDGRQWMNAWGDNGWAFIKGSTPLLCFSITPREADLLRGLMARNGKVRVKAVVESRYYKGVYPYTTGVIPGTGPEEVLALGHTAEQGAEDNATGVAALMEAMATLNRLIASGKLPRPRRTIRILAMPEMYGSMPYIATHQDRIKRTIAAWCLDTPAGQYDMQGTEYTFYMDPEVASSYTDAFILKVAEEYFSAIHRLWHEHAYMTGTDSYLGDPTIGVPTVWAYSGSGVETHHNSEDTPGRVDTRSLRDISTVSAAYLYYLANAGTPQAIWLAGVSQTHGYQQVLDAVSPFLDRIADAGSPGDLGRLLQQALDEIDYSVGRQTQAVNSVLRLVPSEEQQQQLQTSLAPLSKELVEFGNRQAERVRAAAAARARLLGVENSIQPIPEADPEAAVASQIVVKRKSFGTIPLDQIPPDQRQGYPSGAWAGVPISALYWCDGHRSLEQVIHLTKMELGPTRFDFVGYFRFLRDHGFVEFVKGN, encoded by the coding sequence ATGCGGTCAAGCCTTTCCCGGGTCCTGATTCTTATCCTTCTGAGCGCGCCGCTTGCATTCTCCGCGCCGCCGGCTAGTCCCGCCGCGGAATTGCACGCATTGATTCAGGACGTTCGCGCTGAAATTCTTCCCGAGCAGGCCATGGAGTACATGCGAAACGTCTATTCCACCGACCGCTGGTTCAACTTCGCCAAATTTCAGGAGACCGCGGACTACCTCAAAGTGCAGATGCAGGATATTGGACTCCAGCAGGTCGAGATCGGAACGCCTCCGGCAGACGGTGTAACACAGTTCGGATTCTGGACCATGCCTCTGGCGTGGGACGTAAAAGAGGCAAAGCTGGAGATCGTGGACCCCCAGGTTCCCGCTGATCTCCGCGTATTGTGCGACTACCGCAAGGTCCCCACCTCGCTTGGCGAATGGAGCGGCCCGACGCCGCCGGAGGGTATCACGGCCGAGGTCGTAGAAGTAAAAGACTGGCCCGCGGAGAAGATCGCCGAGATGGACTTGCGCGGCAAGCTGGCCCTGACCGACGAGAACCCTGCCGGAATCAAATGGGCGCTGGCAAAGGCGCACGCGCTCGGCGCCATCAACACGGGGACAGAAAATCCCAGCCTGAGGGACGGCCGCCAGTGGATGAATGCCTGGGGCGACAACGGATGGGCTTTCATCAAAGGCAGCACGCCGCTTCTCTGCTTCTCAATAACGCCTCGGGAGGCGGACCTTCTTCGCGGGCTCATGGCGAGGAACGGCAAGGTGCGCGTCAAGGCTGTGGTGGAGAGCCGCTATTACAAGGGAGTCTATCCGTACACGACCGGCGTGATTCCCGGGACCGGACCTGAAGAAGTGCTGGCGCTTGGGCACACGGCCGAACAAGGAGCGGAAGACAACGCCACCGGCGTGGCCGCCCTGATGGAGGCCATGGCAACGCTGAATCGCCTGATTGCGTCCGGAAAACTGCCCCGCCCCCGGCGCACAATCCGGATTCTGGCTATGCCGGAGATGTACGGGTCGATGCCCTACATCGCGACCCACCAGGACCGGATCAAACGCACCATTGCCGCGTGGTGTCTGGACACGCCCGCCGGCCAATACGACATGCAGGGTACTGAATACACTTTCTATATGGACCCGGAAGTCGCCAGCTCTTACACCGATGCTTTTATTCTGAAGGTGGCGGAAGAATATTTTTCCGCAATCCATCGGCTCTGGCATGAACATGCCTACATGACGGGCACTGACAGCTATCTCGGCGATCCCACCATTGGAGTTCCCACCGTCTGGGCCTACAGCGGGAGCGGCGTCGAGACCCACCACAACAGTGAAGATACTCCAGGCCGCGTGGATACCAGGTCACTTCGGGATATCTCGACCGTTTCCGCAGCCTATCTCTATTACCTGGCGAACGCTGGGACTCCCCAGGCCATTTGGCTGGCGGGAGTGAGCCAGACCCACGGCTACCAGCAGGTCCTGGATGCTGTTTCCCCTTTCCTCGATCGAATTGCTGACGCCGGCAGCCCGGGTGATCTGGGCCGGCTTCTTCAACAGGCGCTCGATGAAATCGACTACAGCGTGGGACGCCAAACCCAGGCGGTCAACTCCGTGCTGAGGCTGGTTCCGTCGGAAGAGCAGCAGCAGCAGTTGCAGACATCTCTGGCGCCCTTGTCCAAAGAACTCGTTGAGTTTGGAAATCGTCAGGCCGAGCGCGTTCGCGCCGCCGCTGCAGCAAGGGCCCGCCTGCTGGGCGTTGAGAATTCCATCCAGCCCATCCCCGAGGCGGACCCCGAAGCTGCGGTTGCATCCCAGATCGTCGTTAAGCGCAAGAGTTTTGGGACCATCCCTCTCGACCAAATTCCGCCCGATCAGCGCCAGGGGTATCCCTCCGGCGCCTGGGCCGGCGTTCCCATTTCCGCCCTCTACTGGTGCGACGGGCACCGGAGCCTCGAGCAAGTCATCCACCTGACAAAAATGGAACTGGGTCCCACCCGCTTCGATTTTGTGGGGTATTTTCGCTTCCTGCGCGATCACGGCTTTGTGGAATTCGTCAAAGGCAATTAG